One window of the Perca flavescens isolate YP-PL-M2 chromosome 16, PFLA_1.0, whole genome shotgun sequence genome contains the following:
- the smad2 gene encoding mothers against decapentaplegic homolog 2 isoform X1, whose product MSSILPFTPPVVKRLLGWKKTPAGSGGAGGGIGGVGEQNGGGQEDKWCEKAVKSLVKKLKKTGQLDELEKAISTQNSNTKCVTIPSNCSDLWGLGSGHTIEQWDSTGMYGYPDHGRSLDGRLQVSHRKGLPHVIYCRLWRWPDLHSHHELRAIDSCQFAFNLKKDEVCVNPYHYQRVETPVLPPVLVPRHTEILTELPPLDDFTNSIPENTNFPAGIDPPNNYIPETPPPGYISEDGETSDQQMNQSMESGSPAEMSPGTLSPVSHALDLQPVTYSEPAFWCSIAYYELNQRVGETFHASQPSLTVDGFTDPSNSERFCLGLLSNVNRNATVEMTRRHISRGVRLYYIGGEVFAECLSDSAIFVQSPNCNQRYGWHPATVCKIPPGCNLKIFNNQEFAALLAQSVNQGFEAVYQLTRMCTIRMSFVKGWGAEYRRQTVTSTPCWIELHLNGPLQWLDKVLTQMGSPSVRCSSMS is encoded by the exons GTCCTCCATCCTTCCCTTCACTCCCCCGGTAGTGAAGCGCCTCCTGGGATGGAAGAAGACTCCGGCAGGGAGTGGGGGAGCCGGAGGAGGCATCGGAGGAGTTGGGGAGCAGAATGGAGGGGGGCAGGAGGACAAGTGGtgtgaaaaagctgtaaagAGCTTGgtgaagaagctgaagaagacTGGGCAGCTGGATGAGCTAGAGAAAGCCATCAGCACGCAGAACAGCAACACAAAGTGTGTGACCATACCCAG tAATTGCTCAGATCTATGGGGTCTAGGCTCAGGCCACACGATAGAGCAGTGGGACTCTACAGGAATGTACGGATACCCTGACCACGGCAG GTCACTGGACGGGCGTCTTCAGGTGTCCCATCGCAAGGGCCTGCCCCACGTCATCTACTGCCGCCTGTGGAGATGGCCGGACCTCCACAGCCACCATGAGCTCAGGGCCATCGACTCCTGCCAGTTCGCCTTCAACCTCAAAAAGGATGAAGTGTGTGTCAATCCCTACCATTACCAGAGAGTGGAGACGCCGG TGCTGCCTCCGGTGTTGGTGCCACGCCACACAGAGATCCTGACAGAGCTTCCTCCTCTAGACGACTTTACAAACTCCATCCCCGAAAACACCAACTTCCCTGCCGGCATAGATCCTCCTAATAACTATATACCAG agaCTCCTCCACCTGGCTACATCAGTGAAGATGGAGAAACCAGCGACCAGCAGATGAATCAAAGTATGGAATCAG GCTCACCAGCAGAAATGTCACCCGGCACCCTATCACCTGTCAGTCATGCTCTGG aCCTTCAGCCAGTCACCTACAGTGAACCAGCTTTCTGGTGCTCGATAGCCTACTATGAGTTAAACCAGCGGGTCGGAGAGACGTTCCACGCCTCGCAGCCATCGCTGACAGTCGATGGCTTCACCGACCCCTCCAACTCTGAACGCTTCTGTCTAGGGCTTCTCAGCAATGTTAACAGGAACGCAACTGTTGAAATGACAAGGAGACAcataa GTCGCGGTGTAAGGTTGTATTACATCGGAGGGGAGGTGTTCGCCGAGTGCCTCAGTGACAGTGCCATTTTTGTCCAGAGTCCCAACTGCAACCAGCGATATGGCTGGCACCCTGCCACAGTCTGCAAGATACCGCCAG gCTGCAATCTGAAGATTTTTAACAACCAGGAGTTTGCTGCACTGCTGGCCCAGTCAGTCAATCAGGGGTTTGAGGCAGTCTACCAACTAACCAGGATGTGCACCATCAGAATGAGCTTCGTCAAGGGCTGGGGAGCGGAGTACAG ACGTCAGACCGTAACCAGCACTCCCTGTTGGATTGAGCTGCATCTCAATGGCCCCCTCCAGTGGTTGGATAAGGTGCTGACCCAGATGGGTTCACCATCAGTGCGCTGCTCCAGCATGTCCTAA
- the smad2 gene encoding mothers against decapentaplegic homolog 2 isoform X2, whose translation MSSILPFTPPVVKRLLGWKKTPAGSGGAGGGIGGVGEQNGGGQEDKWCEKAVKSLVKKLKKTGQLDELEKAISTQNSNTKCVTIPSNCSDLWGLGSGHTIEQWDSTGMYGYPDHGRSLDGRLQVSHRKGLPHVIYCRLWRWPDLHSHHELRAIDSCQFAFNLKKDEVCVNPYHYQRVETPVLPPVLVPRHTEILTELPPLDDFTNSIPENTNFPAGIDPPNNYIPETPPPGYISEDGETSDQQMNQSSPAEMSPGTLSPVSHALDLQPVTYSEPAFWCSIAYYELNQRVGETFHASQPSLTVDGFTDPSNSERFCLGLLSNVNRNATVEMTRRHISRGVRLYYIGGEVFAECLSDSAIFVQSPNCNQRYGWHPATVCKIPPGCNLKIFNNQEFAALLAQSVNQGFEAVYQLTRMCTIRMSFVKGWGAEYRRQTVTSTPCWIELHLNGPLQWLDKVLTQMGSPSVRCSSMS comes from the exons GTCCTCCATCCTTCCCTTCACTCCCCCGGTAGTGAAGCGCCTCCTGGGATGGAAGAAGACTCCGGCAGGGAGTGGGGGAGCCGGAGGAGGCATCGGAGGAGTTGGGGAGCAGAATGGAGGGGGGCAGGAGGACAAGTGGtgtgaaaaagctgtaaagAGCTTGgtgaagaagctgaagaagacTGGGCAGCTGGATGAGCTAGAGAAAGCCATCAGCACGCAGAACAGCAACACAAAGTGTGTGACCATACCCAG tAATTGCTCAGATCTATGGGGTCTAGGCTCAGGCCACACGATAGAGCAGTGGGACTCTACAGGAATGTACGGATACCCTGACCACGGCAG GTCACTGGACGGGCGTCTTCAGGTGTCCCATCGCAAGGGCCTGCCCCACGTCATCTACTGCCGCCTGTGGAGATGGCCGGACCTCCACAGCCACCATGAGCTCAGGGCCATCGACTCCTGCCAGTTCGCCTTCAACCTCAAAAAGGATGAAGTGTGTGTCAATCCCTACCATTACCAGAGAGTGGAGACGCCGG TGCTGCCTCCGGTGTTGGTGCCACGCCACACAGAGATCCTGACAGAGCTTCCTCCTCTAGACGACTTTACAAACTCCATCCCCGAAAACACCAACTTCCCTGCCGGCATAGATCCTCCTAATAACTATATACCAG agaCTCCTCCACCTGGCTACATCAGTGAAGATGGAGAAACCAGCGACCAGCAGATGAATCAAA GCTCACCAGCAGAAATGTCACCCGGCACCCTATCACCTGTCAGTCATGCTCTGG aCCTTCAGCCAGTCACCTACAGTGAACCAGCTTTCTGGTGCTCGATAGCCTACTATGAGTTAAACCAGCGGGTCGGAGAGACGTTCCACGCCTCGCAGCCATCGCTGACAGTCGATGGCTTCACCGACCCCTCCAACTCTGAACGCTTCTGTCTAGGGCTTCTCAGCAATGTTAACAGGAACGCAACTGTTGAAATGACAAGGAGACAcataa GTCGCGGTGTAAGGTTGTATTACATCGGAGGGGAGGTGTTCGCCGAGTGCCTCAGTGACAGTGCCATTTTTGTCCAGAGTCCCAACTGCAACCAGCGATATGGCTGGCACCCTGCCACAGTCTGCAAGATACCGCCAG gCTGCAATCTGAAGATTTTTAACAACCAGGAGTTTGCTGCACTGCTGGCCCAGTCAGTCAATCAGGGGTTTGAGGCAGTCTACCAACTAACCAGGATGTGCACCATCAGAATGAGCTTCGTCAAGGGCTGGGGAGCGGAGTACAG ACGTCAGACCGTAACCAGCACTCCCTGTTGGATTGAGCTGCATCTCAATGGCCCCCTCCAGTGGTTGGATAAGGTGCTGACCCAGATGGGTTCACCATCAGTGCGCTGCTCCAGCATGTCCTAA